In Picosynechococcus sp. PCC 7002, the following are encoded in one genomic region:
- the urtC gene encoding urea ABC transporter permease subunit UrtC, protein MNVGLTRRDQRKQQRTKLLIEGAIILALVIITMVILPLILPEFRLKLVGRFLSMAIVALGIDLIWGYTGLLSLGQGIFFALGGYALAMHLSLQLPDGAIPEFFMLYGVEKLPLFWQPFYSLPLTLLAMVLVPGIVAGILGYLVFRNRIKGVYFSIITQAALLVFFNFFNGQQKLINGTNGLKTDTAVFLGQRVGDSGIQLLFYETTIVALLLVYLLCRWLTSGRFGRMLIAIRDDETRVRFTGYDPTWFKVVVFAIAGAIAGISGALYTVQSGIITPNYMEVAFSIEMVISVAVGGRATLIGAIIGTILVNFARIYLSESFPEIWLFFQGALFLIVVTVLPDGIVGWVRDVLWVKVARLLGIGQPVSYPAIADDPDVQNIQEDQLVTKE, encoded by the coding sequence ATGAATGTAGGTTTAACCCGACGTGACCAGCGCAAACAACAGCGCACCAAACTTCTCATTGAGGGAGCAATCATCCTTGCTCTGGTGATCATTACGATGGTCATCTTGCCCTTGATTTTGCCGGAATTTCGCCTCAAACTCGTGGGGCGTTTTCTCTCCATGGCGATCGTCGCCCTGGGGATCGACCTCATTTGGGGCTACACTGGCTTGCTCAGTCTTGGCCAAGGGATTTTCTTTGCCCTCGGTGGCTACGCCCTGGCGATGCACCTCAGTTTGCAACTGCCTGATGGTGCCATTCCCGAATTTTTTATGCTCTATGGCGTCGAAAAATTACCCCTCTTTTGGCAGCCTTTTTACTCGCTACCCCTGACTCTGCTTGCCATGGTGCTTGTGCCGGGGATCGTTGCGGGGATTTTGGGTTATCTCGTCTTTCGCAATCGCATTAAGGGGGTTTATTTTTCGATCATCACCCAGGCGGCGCTGTTGGTCTTTTTCAATTTTTTCAATGGTCAGCAAAAACTGATCAACGGCACCAATGGTCTCAAGACAGATACCGCTGTTTTTCTGGGGCAGCGGGTTGGGGATTCAGGGATTCAGTTGCTGTTTTATGAAACAACGATTGTCGCCTTGCTGTTGGTTTATCTCCTTTGTCGCTGGCTGACGAGTGGTCGCTTTGGCCGGATGTTGATCGCTATTCGGGATGATGAAACGCGGGTGCGGTTTACGGGCTACGATCCCACCTGGTTTAAGGTAGTTGTTTTTGCGATCGCCGGGGCGATCGCCGGAATTTCCGGCGCCCTTTATACGGTGCAAAGTGGGATTATCACGCCGAACTACATGGAAGTGGCCTTTTCCATTGAGATGGTGATCTCCGTGGCAGTGGGAGGCCGGGCGACCCTGATCGGCGCAATTATTGGCACGATTTTGGTCAATTTTGCCCGCATTTATTTGAGTGAAAGCTTCCCAGAAATTTGGCTGTTTTTCCAAGGGGCGCTGTTTTTAATCGTGGTGACGGTGCTCCCGGACGGCATTGTGGGCTGGGTGCGGGACGTTCTCTGGGTCAAGGTGGCCCGTCTGTTGGGGATCGGCCAGCCAGTGAGTTATCCGGCGATCGCCGACGATCCCGATGTGCAAAATATCCAAGAAGACCAATTAGTGACAAAGGAGTAG
- the larE gene encoding ATP-dependent sacrificial sulfur transferase LarE, producing MAWQEKLTALQHFFEATERALIAYSGGIDSTLVAKVAHDVLGDRAVAVTAVSPSLLPEELEAAIAQAKTIGIVHEQVETHEMDNPNYVSNPANRCYFCKSELHDTLKPLALERGYPYVIDGVNADDLQDYRPGIQAAKERGARSPLAEVGIAKLEVREISKQLGLPWWDKPAQPCLSSRFPYGELITTEKLQRVGRCEVYLRRLGWRSLRVRSQGDTARIELPPEQIRDFVVQVDLDALVKTFQGYGFLYVTLDLEGYRSGKLNQVLDPQTRSAQQYSGSNPAMIKST from the coding sequence ATGGCTTGGCAAGAAAAACTCACGGCACTGCAACATTTTTTCGAGGCAACGGAACGGGCTTTAATTGCTTATTCTGGGGGCATTGACAGCACTTTGGTGGCCAAGGTAGCCCACGATGTTTTGGGCGATCGCGCCGTGGCGGTGACTGCCGTTTCGCCATCCCTATTACCGGAAGAACTCGAAGCGGCGATCGCCCAGGCGAAAACCATTGGCATTGTCCACGAACAGGTGGAAACCCACGAAATGGACAACCCCAATTACGTCAGTAATCCGGCCAACCGCTGCTATTTTTGCAAAAGCGAACTCCACGACACCCTCAAACCCCTGGCCCTAGAACGGGGCTATCCCTACGTGATTGACGGGGTCAATGCCGATGACCTCCAGGATTATCGCCCCGGAATTCAAGCGGCGAAGGAACGGGGGGCGCGATCGCCTTTAGCGGAGGTGGGGATCGCCAAATTAGAAGTGCGGGAAATTTCCAAACAGTTGGGATTGCCCTGGTGGGATAAGCCCGCGCAACCCTGTCTCAGTTCCCGGTTTCCCTATGGTGAACTGATCACCACCGAAAAACTCCAGCGGGTCGGTCGTTGTGAAGTTTATCTACGGCGTTTGGGCTGGCGATCGCTGCGGGTCCGTTCCCAGGGTGACACGGCTCGCATTGAGTTGCCTCCCGAACAAATTCGCGATTTCGTCGTCCAGGTAGATCTCGATGCCCTGGTCAAAACGTTCCAAGGCTATGGGTTTCTGTACGTCACCCTAGACCTAGAGGGCTACCGCAGTGGCAAGCTGAACCAAGTCCTCGATCCCCAAACCCGG